The following are encoded in a window of Procambarus clarkii isolate CNS0578487 chromosome 33, FALCON_Pclarkii_2.0, whole genome shotgun sequence genomic DNA:
- the LOC138370864 gene encoding uncharacterized kinase-like protein D1044.1 isoform X1 gives MYSCGRVLRQQLASSLKAFSYSRMGSAGSTGAVGPQANIEDDHVKEALKMDKGREAIFISQSVRDLAGKGDHFSSTVTSVEVKFSLMGKHNVVSYVVKISPHRSEDHLADFHLSMMKKENEFFKAILPQLNSELNSLGHSNLRMPRWLYTSLEEDKELIFLEDLRPLGFKVFDCKVGLDVDHTNLVLKELARLHAASLLLKAKTPLQDLAQTFPHIAEDWTSLSENAKKMHNKTCSGSLAGAEALLTNIKGYEVARRWLAKHQNNSLDLVKHFLVRNPKFDVICHGDCWVNNVQFRYSDGKPVDVMLLDLQLNRLASPATDLNYLLYTSLHGKDRKANWRDFLSYYYDTFRSVMEAGGRGMPFTLKELHQEYRNKMEYGMLYGSMTVSLVMREISSTLDEKKKNPQFLSRFLALYGELIEQERSRL, from the exons ATGTATAGTTGTGGACGAGTTCTCCGTCAACAGTTGGCCTCCTCCTTAAAGGCCTTCTCGTATAGCAGAA TGGGTTCTGCAGGAAGTACGGGCGCTGTCGGACCGCAGGCCAACATAGAGGACGATCATGTGAAGGAGGCACTGAAGATGGACAAGGGCAGAGAGGCCATATTTATCTCTCAAAGCGTAAGAGACCTTGCTGGCAAGGGCGACCACTTTTCTTCAACAGTTACCAGTGTTGAAGTCAAATTCTCCTTGATGGGGAAGCATAACGTAGTGTCTTATGTGGTAAAAATAAGCCCACATAGATCAGAGGACCACTTGGCTGATTTTCATTTATCCATGATGAAGAAAGAAAATGAGTTTTTCAAGGCAATCCTTCCGCAACTCAACTCAGAGCTGAATTCCTTGGGCCACAGTAACTTGAGAATGCCAAGGTGGTTATACACATCTTTAGAAGAGGATAAAGAGCTGATCTTCTTGGAAGACCTCCGACCTTTGGGCTTTAAAGTATTCGACTGCAAAGTGGGCCTCGATGTAGACCATACAAACCTGGTCCTGAAGGAGCTGGCCCGACTCCATGCAGCCTCTCTCCTGCTGAAGGCAAAAACGCCCTTGCAAGACCTGGCTCAAACATTCCCGCACATTGCTGAAGACTGGACCAGTTTATCGGAAAATGCGAAGAAAATGCATAACAAGACATGCTCGGGAAGTCTAGCGGGTGCCGAGGCCTTGTTGACCAACATTAAGGGCTACGAGGTGGCGAGGCGGTGGTTGGCCAAGCATCAGAACAACTCTCTTGATCTTGTCAAACACTTTCTGGTCAGAAATCCCAAGTTTGATGTGATTTGTCATGGCGACTGCTGGGTGAACAACGTACAATTTAG GTACAGTGATGGTAAACCGGTTGATGTAATGCTTCTTGACCTCCAGCTGAACCGTCTGGCTTCCCCGGCCACAGACTTAAACTACCTTCTCTACACCAGCCTCCACGGCAAAGACAGGAAGGCGAACTGGCGGGACTTCCTCTCCTACTACTATGACACCTTCAGAAGTGTGATGGAGGCTGGGGGTAGGGGGATGCCCTTCACCCTAAAAGAGCTCCATCAGGAGTACAGGAACAAGATGGAGTACGGTATGCTGTATGGGTCAATGACGGTGTCGTTGGTGATGAGGGAGATCTCCAGTACCCTGGACGAGAAGAAGAAAAATCCACAATTTCTATCTCGGTTCCTCGCCTTGTATGGTGAACTGATTGAGCAAGAGCGATCACGTCTTTAA
- the LOC138370864 gene encoding uncharacterized kinase-like protein D1044.1 isoform X2, giving the protein MDKGREAIFISQSVRDLAGKGDHFSSTVTSVEVKFSLMGKHNVVSYVVKISPHRSEDHLADFHLSMMKKENEFFKAILPQLNSELNSLGHSNLRMPRWLYTSLEEDKELIFLEDLRPLGFKVFDCKVGLDVDHTNLVLKELARLHAASLLLKAKTPLQDLAQTFPHIAEDWTSLSENAKKMHNKTCSGSLAGAEALLTNIKGYEVARRWLAKHQNNSLDLVKHFLVRNPKFDVICHGDCWVNNVQFRYSDGKPVDVMLLDLQLNRLASPATDLNYLLYTSLHGKDRKANWRDFLSYYYDTFRSVMEAGGRGMPFTLKELHQEYRNKMEYGMLYGSMTVSLVMREISSTLDEKKKNPQFLSRFLALYGELIEQERSRL; this is encoded by the exons ATGGACAAGGGCAGAGAGGCCATATTTATCTCTCAAAGCGTAAGAGACCTTGCTGGCAAGGGCGACCACTTTTCTTCAACAGTTACCAGTGTTGAAGTCAAATTCTCCTTGATGGGGAAGCATAACGTAGTGTCTTATGTGGTAAAAATAAGCCCACATAGATCAGAGGACCACTTGGCTGATTTTCATTTATCCATGATGAAGAAAGAAAATGAGTTTTTCAAGGCAATCCTTCCGCAACTCAACTCAGAGCTGAATTCCTTGGGCCACAGTAACTTGAGAATGCCAAGGTGGTTATACACATCTTTAGAAGAGGATAAAGAGCTGATCTTCTTGGAAGACCTCCGACCTTTGGGCTTTAAAGTATTCGACTGCAAAGTGGGCCTCGATGTAGACCATACAAACCTGGTCCTGAAGGAGCTGGCCCGACTCCATGCAGCCTCTCTCCTGCTGAAGGCAAAAACGCCCTTGCAAGACCTGGCTCAAACATTCCCGCACATTGCTGAAGACTGGACCAGTTTATCGGAAAATGCGAAGAAAATGCATAACAAGACATGCTCGGGAAGTCTAGCGGGTGCCGAGGCCTTGTTGACCAACATTAAGGGCTACGAGGTGGCGAGGCGGTGGTTGGCCAAGCATCAGAACAACTCTCTTGATCTTGTCAAACACTTTCTGGTCAGAAATCCCAAGTTTGATGTGATTTGTCATGGCGACTGCTGGGTGAACAACGTACAATTTAG GTACAGTGATGGTAAACCGGTTGATGTAATGCTTCTTGACCTCCAGCTGAACCGTCTGGCTTCCCCGGCCACAGACTTAAACTACCTTCTCTACACCAGCCTCCACGGCAAAGACAGGAAGGCGAACTGGCGGGACTTCCTCTCCTACTACTATGACACCTTCAGAAGTGTGATGGAGGCTGGGGGTAGGGGGATGCCCTTCACCCTAAAAGAGCTCCATCAGGAGTACAGGAACAAGATGGAGTACGGTATGCTGTATGGGTCAATGACGGTGTCGTTGGTGATGAGGGAGATCTCCAGTACCCTGGACGAGAAGAAGAAAAATCCACAATTTCTATCTCGGTTCCTCGCCTTGTATGGTGAACTGATTGAGCAAGAGCGATCACGTCTTTAA